One Dioscorea cayenensis subsp. rotundata cultivar TDr96_F1 chromosome 15, TDr96_F1_v2_PseudoChromosome.rev07_lg8_w22 25.fasta, whole genome shotgun sequence genomic region harbors:
- the LOC120276727 gene encoding BTB/POZ domain-containing protein At1g30440-like: protein MKPVSKSEPIRKQGQAWFCTTGLPSDVTVEVEEISFHLHKFPLLSKSNVLEKLMEDKESSVIKLPDIPGGVKAFELVAKFCYGVKLELNAWNVVYLRCAAEYLQMTEEITENNLIVQTEIFLNQVVLRNWKDTIESLRTCIDLQPYAENLMIVKKCIDSLAVKACTDPNCFGWPLVDHGLMQSPGGTVLWNGISTGARLRECHSDWWYEDVSSISFPLYKRLILAMESRGIRKEVLAGSIANYADRYIPGLTRLHNNCNKPSNQIQTLISTQAATEEEQKNFIEEINKLLPMQKGVTSTKFLLGLLRTAMILGTEKSCIFNLEKRIGMQLDQATLEDLLIPNFSYSTETLYHVDCVQRILQHFLAMDHANTGASPCLVDDSADADANDEQQSIESPSLTPITTVARLIDGYLAEVAPDINLKLPKFQSLAAAMPDYARPIDDGLYRAIDIYLKAHPLLAETEREQLCRLIDCQKLSLEACTHAAQNERLPLRMVVQVIFFEQLQLRSSIAGCLMVSENLDTSRPLRSGNAASGEGNGWNSNTARENQVLKLGMDHMRMRVSELEKECSSMRKEIEKLGIGRRRWNIVSKKFGFKIKSQMCRSQEDSVSDQKSGISAVEGKLQVHAVNHRKFISIME from the exons ATGAAGCCAGTATCAAAATCCGAACCTATTCGGAAACAAGGGCAAGCATG GTTTTGCACAACCGGTCTTCCCAGTGATGTTACTGTAGAAGTTGAAGAGATTTCTTTTCATCTCCATAAG ttccCTTTGCTATCAAAGAGTAATGTCTTGGAAAAATTAATGGAGGATAAGGAAAGTTCGGTAATTAAGCTGCCGGATATACCTGGTGGTGTGAAAGCGTTTGAACTCGTAGCGAAGTTTTGCTATGGTGTGAAGCTAGAACTCAATGCATGGAATGTTGTTTACCTTCGTTGCGCAGCTGAGTATCTCCAAATGACTGAAGAAATCACTGAAAACAACTTGATTGTGCAGACTGAGATTTTCCTAAACCAAGTGGTTCTTCGGAATTGGAAAGATACAATTGAGTCACTGCGAACGTGCATTGATCTTCAACCTTATGCTGAAAACCTTATGATTGTAAAGAAATGCATAGATTCACTGGCAGTGAAAGCATGTACTGATCCAAATTGTTTTGGCTGGCCATTGGTGGATCATGGCCTAATGCAAAGCCCGGGAGGGACCGTACTCTGGAACGGAATAAGCACTGGAGCTCGGCTAAGAGAATGCCATTCAGATTGGTGGTATGAAGATGTCTCATCGATAAGTTTTCCACTGTACAAGAGACTCATTCTGGCAATGGAGTCTCGAGGAATTAGAAAGGAGGTTCTCGCCGGCTCTATTGCTAATTATGCAGACAGGTATATTCCCGGCCTTACCCGTCttcacaacaattgcaataaacccAGCAATCAAATACAAACTCTGATTTCGACTCAGGCTGCGACTGAAGAAGAGCAGAAAAATTTCATCGAAGAAATAAACAAGTTGCTACCAATGCAAAAGGGTGTGACATCCACAAAATTTTTGCTCGGTCTTCTTCGCACTGCCATGATACTAGGAACTGAAAAATCCTGCATTTTTAATTTGGAGAAGAGGATTGGTATGCAACTAGATCAAGCCACACTAGAAGATCTACTAATTCCAAACTTTTCGTACTCCACCGAAACACTCTACCATGTTGATTGTGTGCAAAGAATCCTGCAGCATTTCTTGGCCATGGATCATGCCAATACAGGGGCCTCTCCTTGTTTAGTTGATGACAGTGCAGATGCTGATGCTAATGATGAACAACAGTCCATAGAATCACCTTCATTGACACCAATAACAACGGTTGCAAGGCTCATTGATGGTTATTTAGCAGAGGTTGCACCCGATATCAATTTAAAGCTACCCAAGTTTCAATCTTTAGCTGCTGCCATGCCTGATTATGCTCGGCCAATAGATGATGGCCTGTATCGGGCCATTGACATATACTTGAAG GCACACCCATTACTGGCAGAAACTGAAAGGGAGCAGCTTTGCAGATTAATAGACTGCCAAAAACTGTCTCTGGAAGCGTGCACACACGCAGCGCAGAATGAGAGGCTTCCTCTTCGAATGGTTGTCCAAGTAATCTTCTTCGAACAGCTGCAGCTAAGGTCATCGATTGCTGGTTGCTTAATGGTGTCAGAGAACCTCGACACATCAAGGCCACTTAGGAGTGGCAATGCAGCATCAGGTGAGGGTAATGGTTGGAATAGCAATACTGCAAGGGAGAACCAGGTGTTGAAACTGGGCATGGATCACATGAGGATGAGAGTTTCAGAGCTTGAAAAGGAATGCTCAAGCATGAGGAAGGAGATCGAGAAGCTTGGCATTGGAAGGAGAAGATGGAATATTGTTTCCAAGAAGTTTGGATTCAAAATTAAGTCTCAGATGTGCAGATCTCAAGAGGATTCAGTGAGTGATCAGAAAAGTGGAATTTCTGCAGTTGAAGGAAAGTTGCAAGTTCATGCTGTCAATCATAGGAAATTCATTTCAATTATGGAGTAG